Proteins encoded within one genomic window of Setaria italica strain Yugu1 chromosome IV, Setaria_italica_v2.0, whole genome shotgun sequence:
- the LOC101771487 gene encoding aspartyl protease family protein At5g10770 produces the protein MASHRSLVRLLVLCLLCVASLAAKRRYLSVSLDELLSSKAHVDCPPTKKSVTTSGNKLTIPASCAIPKCCGAGESTGRHVINHDKNRLSTLLQRSSVSSAPPSAPPSALAVPIPRTPLFPFPPAPSVRPFPGIPFPFPPAPSARPFPGIPFPFPPAPSVRPFPGIPFPFPPAPSARPFPGIPFPFPPAPSARPIPDTSSAQAPRSFFPGIPLAPAPSARPFPGIPFPFPPAPSARPFPGIPFPFPPAPSAGPIPDTPSAQAPRSHHFFPGIPLTPAPSARPFPGIPFQFPPAPSARPPFPGIPFPPISVSPVAPPAEPPAVTIPDSSGAYLDTLEFVVTVGFGTPARAYAVVFDTGSDVSWIQCQPCSGHCYKQHDPIFDPAKSSTYAAVPCGHPECKAAGGQCDSNGTCTYKVEYGDGSSTSGVLSHETLSLTSSSALHSFVFGCGENNLGPFGDVDGLIGLGRGQFSLSSQAASSLGATFSYCLPSHNGTQGYLTIGSTPVSDKAAYTAMVQKPDYPSFYFVELVSIDIGGYVLPVPPTVFTSAGTLLDSGTILTYLPEQAYALLRDRFKFTMKQYKPAPPTDILDTCYDFTGQRAIFIPAVSFKFSDGAVFDLDFFGVLLFPDEATAIGCLAFAARPPTMPFNIVGNTQQRSAEVIYDVAAEKIGFVPASC, from the coding sequence TGACAACTTCTGGCAACAAGCTCACGATCCCTGCTAGTTGCGCCATACCAAAatgctgcggcgccggcgagtcAACCGGGCGTCACGTTATCAACCACGACAAAAACCGGCTGAGCACTCTGCTCCAGAGGTCCTCCGTCTCATCTGCGCCACCATCTGCGCCACCATCTGCGTTGGCAGTCCCCATCCCCAGGACGCCGCTATttccatttcctccagctccatCGGTGCGCCCCTTCCCCGGGATTCCATttccatttcctccagctccgTCGGCGCGCCCCTTCCCCGGGATTCCATttccatttcctccagctccgTCGGTGCGCCCCTTCCCCGGGATTCCATttccatttcctccagctccgTCGGCGCGCCCCTTCCCCGGGATTCCATttccatttcctccagctccgTCGGCGCGCCCCATCCCTGATACTTCATCTGCTCAAGCTCCGCGATCCTTCTTCCCCGGGATTCCACTTGCTCCAGCTCCGTCGGCACGCCCCTTTCCCGGGATTCCATttccatttcctccagctccgTCGGCGCGCCCCTTCCCCGGGATTCCATttccatttcctccagctccgTCGGCAGGCCCCATCCCTGATACTCCATCTGCTCAAGCTCCGCGATCACATCATTTCTTCCCCGGGATTCCACTTACTCCAGCTCCGTCGGCACGCCCCTTTCCCGGAATTCCGTTTCAATTTCCTCCAGCTCCGTCGGCACGTCCGCCCTTTCCCGGGATTCCATTTCCTCCAATCTCAGTTTCTCCGGTAGCGCCGCCAGCAGAGCCGCCGGCCGTGACGATCCCGGACAGCTCCGGGGCGTACCTCGACACGCTGGAGTTCGTGGTCACCGTCGGCTTTGGAACGCCGGCCCGGGCGTACGCTGTCGTGTTCGACACCGGAAGCGACGTGTCGTGGATCCAGTGCCAACCGTGCTCCGGGCACTGCTACAAGCAGCACGATCCCATCTTCGACCCGGCCAAGTCCTCCACCTACGCCGCCGTCCCCTGCGGCCACCCGGAGTGCAAGGCCGCCGGCGGGCAGTGCGACAGTAACGGCACCTGTACCTACAAGGTCGAGTACGGCGACGGCTCGTCCACCTCCGGGGTCCTATCCCACGAGACACTGTCGCTCACGTCCTCGAGCGCTCTCCACAGCTTCGTGTTCGGCTGCGGCGAGAACAACCTCGGCCCGTTCGGCGACGTCGACGGGCTGATCGGCCTCGGCCGCGGCCAGTTCTCCCTGTCCTCGCAGGCCGCCTCGTCGCTGGGCGCCACCTTCTCGTACTGCCTGCCGTCGCACAACGGCACGCAGGGGTACCTCACCATCGGCTCGACGCCGGTGTCCGACAAGGCCGCGTACACGGCGATGGTGCAGAAGCCGGACTACCCGTCCTTCTACTTCGTCGAGCTCGTCTCCATCGACATCGGCGGGTACGTCCTGCCGGTACCGCCGACAGTGTTCACGAGCGCGGGAACGCTTCTCGACTCCGGCACGATCCTCACCTACCTCCCGGAGCAGGCGTACGCCCTGCTCCGGGACCGGTTCAAGTTCACCATGAAGCAGTAcaagccggcgccgccgacggacATCCTCGACACCTGCTACGACTTCACGGGCCAGAGGGCGATCTTCATACCGGCCGTCTCGTTCAAGTTCAGCGACGGCGCCGTGTTCGACCTCGACTTCTTCGGGGTCCTGCTGTTCCCGGACGAGGCGACGGCGATCGGGTGCCTCGCGTTCGCGGCGAGGCCTCCGACGATGCCGTTCAACATCGTCGGCAACACGCAGCAGCGGTCGGCCGAGGTGATCTACGATGTCGCTGCGGAGAAGATCGGGTTCGTCCCGGCCAGTTGCTGA